The Rhodospirillales bacterium genome includes the window CCATGGCGTCCAGTTCCATCCCGAAAGCATCATGACCACGCACGGCCATGCGATGCTGCGCAACTTCCTCTCCCGCCTGCCCGCATGACGGCGATGGAATCCGCCACGGAATCGACCATCGACGCGATGCTCGCGGGCCGGATGTCCGAACCCGAAATGGCGGCCTTCCTGACCGCTTTGGCCGACCGCGGCGAAAGCGTCGCCGATATCGTCGGTGCCGCGCGCGCCCTGCGCCGCCATGTCACCGGCCTGTACGCCCCCGCCGACGCCATTGATTGCTGTGGCACCGGCGGCGACGGATTGAACACCCTGAACGTATCCACCGCCGTCGCCTTCGTGCTTGCGGCCTGCGGCGTGCCGGTCGCCAAACACGGCAACCGCGCCGCGTCCTCCCGCTCTGGCGCGGCGGACGTGCTGGAAAAACTCAACATCCCGCTGGACGTATCCTTCGACGTGCTGGAGGACGCGCTGGATAATATCGGCTTCTGCTTTCTGATGGCCCCGCTGCACCATCGCGCCATGGCCCATGTCGCGCCGGTGCGCAAGGCGCTGGCACGCCGCACGATCTTCAACCTGCTTGGTCCGCTGGCGAACCCTGCCGCCGTCCGCCGCCAGATGGTCGGCGTCTACGCCCCGCGCTGGGTCCGCCCGATGGCCGAGGCGCTCAAGGAACTGAGAAGCGAGGCTGCCTGGGTCGTCCACGGCGACGGCATGGACGAAATCAGTCTTTCCGGTCCCACGCAGGTGGCGATGCTGGCCCATGGCGCGATCACCGAAACCACGCTGACACATGCGGATTTCGGCCTGCCCCAAATCGATCCGCAAGCATTGCGCGGCGGCGACGCTGCCTTCAACGCCCGCGCGCTCAAGGACCTTCTGACGGGCGAGCAATCCGCCTACCGCGACACCGTGCTGGCCAACGCTGCCGCCGCTTTGGTGATGACCGGCAACGCACGCGATCTGAAAGACGGCGTCCGGCGCGCCGCCGCCGCGCTTGACGACGGCGACGCCATGGGCGTTCTTGATCGTTATCGCGAGATATTGACCGCATGAACGACATCCTTGCCAAAATCTGCGACGACAAGCGCCGCCATATCGACCGCGTCCGCCACAGGCTCGATATGTCGAACCTTTCCCCGGTGCGCGGATTCAAGGCCGCGCTGCTCGCCGCCCGCCTGCCGGTGATTGCGGAAATCAAAAAGGCGTCGCCCAGCAAGGGTTTGTTGCGCGCCGATTTCGACCCGGCCAGACACGCCCGCCAATATGAATCGGCGGGCGCGGCCTGCCTTTCGGTGTTAACCGACGAACCCTGGTTTCAGGGCACCGACGACGATTTGCGCGCCGCGCGCGAAGCCTGCGCCCTGCCGGTCCTGCGCAAGGATTTCATGCTCGACCCGTGGCAGGTGGCCGAGGCGCGAACCCTTGGCGCCGATTGCATCCTCGTCATCATGGCCGCGCTCGGCGATGCCACGGCGCAGGCCCTGTACGACGAAGCGCGCAAATACGACATGGACGTGCTGATCGAGGTGCACGACGCGCGCGAACGCGACCGCGCGCTGGCCCTGAACGCGCCCGACGCGATGATCGGCGTTAACAATCGCAACCTCAAGACTCTGAAGGTCGCACTCGACACCTCTTTCGACCTGATTCGCAAAATCCCCGCTGACCGCATTGCCATATCCGAAAGCGGCATCGCCTCCCGCGCCGAAATGAAATCCCTGACCGAGGCCGGATTCCGGGGCTTCCTGATCGGCGAGGCGTTGATGACCCAACCCGACCCCGGTCAGGCCCTGTTGACCTTCTAGGCGAACAGGCGTAGAACGAAACAAGAATATTTTGGCATCAAGGGGCAAGACATGCTGACCAAAAAGCAACGCGATTTGCTGATCTTCATCCATGAACGCATGGCGGATGGCGATCTGGCGCCGTCCTTCGACGAAATGAAGGACGCACTCGACCTCAAATCCAAATCCGGCATCCACCGCCTGATCGAGGCGCTGGTCGAACGCGGCTTTCTCGAACGCCTGCCCAACCGCGCCCGCGCGCTGCAGGTCAGAAAACTGCCCGAGGGCTATGCCCCCAAACCCGCCGACCATTCCGAAGTCGCGCAAAAGGCCCGCATGGTGCAGGACCTCTCATCCTACCGCGCCCGCGCGCAGGAGCGCGCGGCCATCGCCTCCATCCCCCTGCTCGGCAAAATCGCCGCCGGCACACCGATCGAGGCGATCCGCCACGACGGCCAGACCATCGACATGCCCGCCAGCATGATCGGCAAGGGCGAATATTACGCATTGGTGGTCGATGGCGACTCGATGAAGGACGCGGGCATCATGGATCAGGATGTCGCGCTGATCAAAAAATCCGACCACGCGCATGACGGCGACATCGTGGTCGCATTGGTTGACGAACAGGAAGTGACGCTCAAGCGCCTGCGCCGCCGCGGCAGCCATATCGACCTGATCCCCGAAAACCCGGCCTACGACATCCGCACATTCGAGGGCGGGCGCGTGCAGGTGCAGGGCGTCCTTTCCGGCCTTTACCGGCAGTATCACTGACCTGTCTTTTTTATGCGGCCGTCATATGGGGACAACAGCGTCCACGGCCTGCGCACATCATCCGGCGTCATGCCCGCCGCACGCCATGCGGCACCGTCATCCGAAAACGCCATGCCGCCTGCGTCGCGCACATCCCAGTACGGAATGACCGACGACGACCCGCATCCGGCCGCGCGCGCGGCGCCGTACGACACCGCCTTGTTCACCCCCACCACCAGCGGCGCCCACGCGCATTCCTCGCGCAGCGCCATGACATTGCGCACCACGCTCAACCGGGCCTGACCGCGCACGATGCGGCACGCGTAATCGTCGCACGCAACATTGATCCCCCCGCCCGTCCATGTGCCGCCCTTGCGCATCGGCTTGCCAGCCAGCGCCTCCGTTCCGCCCCATAATGCGTTCCAGTTCCGACGCGCGAAACGCGGCGGCGCGCGCCAGACATAAAGCGTCTGGTCCCCATCGTGGACGGCCAAGGCCTGTCCGGCACCGTCTAGCATAACCGCCGCGCGCGGGGCCAAAACCCCGGCCACGCACGCCCCCGCCATCACGACAAGCCCCACCAGCCGCCACCACCCGCGCCACAGGCACAACAGCAAAAACCCGCCCATCGCAACGGCGTACCATCCGCCGACAATCGCCGGCAGCGCGTTCGCCGCATGAGGCAGGTGCGCAACCCAGCGCGCGACATCCAGCGTCCCGTCCACACCCAGCGCGACGAGCTTTAAAAACACCCCGTCCAGATGCACCGGCATCAACGCCAGCGCCGCCATCCCCGCAGGCATGACCACAAAACTGGTCAGCGGTATCGCCGCGGCGTTGGCGATCACGCCGTAAATCTGCAACCGCCCGAAATGATGCAATACCGGCGGCAACGTCGCCAACGACACAACGATGGTGGTCGCGAAAATCCCCCCAAAATACAAAAACACGCGCATGAACCACCCCGTGCGCCGCCCGCGTGCAAGCATCAGGTCGCCCGCCGCCTCGTAAAACGCCACCATCGCCAGCACCGCCGCGAAGGAAAGCTGGAACGATGCCCCGACCAGACTTTCGGGCCGCAACACCAGTACCGCAAAGGCGCTGATCGCGACGACACGCAGGGAAATCGCGCTGCGGTCCAGCATCACGGCCAGAAGAGCAAGCCCCGTCATCAGCATCGACCGCTGCGTCGGCACCGGCATCCCGGCCAGCAGGCTGTAAAAAAGCCCCGCCGCGATCGCCGCCAATGCCGCGATTTTCTTGATCGGCCAACGCAAGGCGATATACGGCGACAGCGCCAGCACGAACCGCACCAGAAAAAACACCGCCCCGCACACGATGGCGACATGCAGCCCCGAAATGGACAAAAGGTGATAAAGCCCGGAATCGCGCAAATCCGCGTTGATAACCTCGGGAATGCTCGAACGTTCGCCTGCCAGCAGCGCGGTCGCCACCGCGCTTTGCGGATACGGCATCTGCGCCGAAACCCGCGTGGCGATGCGCTGGCGCAGCCGGTTGAACCACAAATCCACCGAACGCGGCGGCGGCGCAGGCGCGATTTCCGCGAAATGCCCCATGGTGAAACCGAGTGCGCCGATCCCCTCGAAATAGGCTTGCCGCCGGTAATCGAACCCGCCCGGCGACACCGGACCACCCGGCGGTGTCAATTGCGCCAGCAATGCAACCCGCGCGCCGGGGCGAACATCCGCGGGGATATGCGCGCTGGAAAGCCGCACCATGCGTGGTGTCGCCTCTTTCGGCAGCTTCTCGATCGAAAGACGGTCCAGCGTGACCTTGCGGCGCGCATGGCCGGAATCCGGGTCCGCCACCGTAATGTCCAGCACCCGGCCTTCGATCCGCGTGAATTTGATGCTTCGCTCCAGCATCGGCGCGGCCGCCACCATCGCCCGCCCCTGCGCCAGCACGAAACCCAGCGCCCCCAAAAACAGGATGACCGCCCAGTAAAGATAGGCCCGCGCCCAGACCCGTGCCGCGATCAGCAAGCCCGCCGCGCACACCAACGCCCCGGCGCCAAGGGCATAGGGCGGTTCGACCCGCAGGGCGAAATACAAGGCGATGCCGCAGGCCAGCCACACCGGCGCCCATAACACGCGGTCGCGCACGGGCTGCCACTGCTCGACGATTGAACTGATTACGGCACGCATCTATAACCACTGATACCGTTTCACCAAGCCAAGGCCAAGACATGTCCGCCGCAACCAGCGTAATCACCCGCTTCGCCCCCTCGCCCACCGGCATGCTCCATATCGGCGGCGCGCGCACCGCTCTGTTCAACTGGTGCTATGCCCGGCATACGGGCGGCAAATTCCTGCTGCGCATCGAGGATACGGACAAGGCCCGCTCGACGCCCGAAGCGATCGACGCCATCCTGCGCGACCTTGCATGGCTGGGCATCGATTGGGACGATGCGCCGCTTTATCAATCGCAGCGTGCCGCGCGCCACGCCGAAATCGCGCACGAACTGGTCGAACGCGGCCGGGCCTATTTCTGTTACTGCACACCCGAAGAACTGGAGGCGATGAAGGACGAGGCCAAGGCCCGCGGCGAACAGCCCCGCTATAACCGCATGTGGCGCGACCGCGACCCGGCCACCGCCCCGGCGGGGGCAAAGCCGGTCATCCGCATCAAGGCCCCGCTTGACGGCGAAACCACGATCGCCGACGCGGTTCAGGGCAACGTGACGGTACAAAACAGCCAGCTCGACGACATGATCCTGCTGCGCTCCGATGAGTCGCCCACCTATATGCTGGCCGTGGTGGTGGACGACCACGACATGGGC containing:
- the trpD gene encoding anthranilate phosphoribosyltransferase; its protein translation is MTAMESATESTIDAMLAGRMSEPEMAAFLTALADRGESVADIVGAARALRRHVTGLYAPADAIDCCGTGGDGLNTLNVSTAVAFVLAACGVPVAKHGNRAASSRSGAADVLEKLNIPLDVSFDVLEDALDNIGFCFLMAPLHHRAMAHVAPVRKALARRTIFNLLGPLANPAAVRRQMVGVYAPRWVRPMAEALKELRSEAAWVVHGDGMDEISLSGPTQVAMLAHGAITETTLTHADFGLPQIDPQALRGGDAAFNARALKDLLTGEQSAYRDTVLANAAAALVMTGNARDLKDGVRRAAAALDDGDAMGVLDRYREILTA
- the trpC gene encoding indole-3-glycerol phosphate synthase TrpC, which gives rise to MNDILAKICDDKRRHIDRVRHRLDMSNLSPVRGFKAALLAARLPVIAEIKKASPSKGLLRADFDPARHARQYESAGAACLSVLTDEPWFQGTDDDLRAAREACALPVLRKDFMLDPWQVAEARTLGADCILVIMAALGDATAQALYDEARKYDMDVLIEVHDARERDRALALNAPDAMIGVNNRNLKTLKVALDTSFDLIRKIPADRIAISESGIASRAEMKSLTEAGFRGFLIGEALMTQPDPGQALLTF
- the lexA gene encoding transcriptional repressor LexA — encoded protein: MLTKKQRDLLIFIHERMADGDLAPSFDEMKDALDLKSKSGIHRLIEALVERGFLERLPNRARALQVRKLPEGYAPKPADHSEVAQKARMVQDLSSYRARAQERAAIASIPLLGKIAAGTPIEAIRHDGQTIDMPASMIGKGEYYALVVDGDSMKDAGIMDQDVALIKKSDHAHDGDIVVALVDEQEVTLKRLRRRGSHIDLIPENPAYDIRTFEGGRVQVQGVLSGLYRQYH
- a CDS encoding ComEC/Rec2 family competence protein — translated: MRAVISSIVEQWQPVRDRVLWAPVWLACGIALYFALRVEPPYALGAGALVCAAGLLIAARVWARAYLYWAVILFLGALGFVLAQGRAMVAAAPMLERSIKFTRIEGRVLDITVADPDSGHARRKVTLDRLSIEKLPKEATPRMVRLSSAHIPADVRPGARVALLAQLTPPGGPVSPGGFDYRRQAYFEGIGALGFTMGHFAEIAPAPPPRSVDLWFNRLRQRIATRVSAQMPYPQSAVATALLAGERSSIPEVINADLRDSGLYHLLSISGLHVAIVCGAVFFLVRFVLALSPYIALRWPIKKIAALAAIAAGLFYSLLAGMPVPTQRSMLMTGLALLAVMLDRSAISLRVVAISAFAVLVLRPESLVGASFQLSFAAVLAMVAFYEAAGDLMLARGRRTGWFMRVFLYFGGIFATTIVVSLATLPPVLHHFGRLQIYGVIANAAAIPLTSFVVMPAGMAALALMPVHLDGVFLKLVALGVDGTLDVARWVAHLPHAANALPAIVGGWYAVAMGGFLLLCLWRGWWRLVGLVVMAGACVAGVLAPRAAVMLDGAGQALAVHDGDQTLYVWRAPPRFARRNWNALWGGTEALAGKPMRKGGTWTGGGINVACDDYACRIVRGQARLSVVRNVMALREECAWAPLVVGVNKAVSYGAARAAGCGSSSVIPYWDVRDAGGMAFSDDGAAWRAAGMTPDDVRRPWTLLSPYDGRIKKTGQ